CACGCCGTCACCGCCGGGCAGGTCGACGTCAGCCTCGACGGGGTGTGGAAGTTCGCCACCGACCCCGGCCGGACCGGTGAGGCGAGCGGCTTCGCCGGCACCGCCCTCAACGACACCGCCTGGGCCGACCAGCTCGTCCCGGGCAACTGGGACGCCCACGACTCCTACGCCAACTACCGGGGTCTCGCCTGGTACCGCGAGAAGGTGCCGAGCCCCGCCCACACCGCCGGGCAGGTGGTGCGGCTGCGCTTCGAAGCCGCCTACTACCAGGCGAAGGTCTGGTTCAACGGCACGCTGCTCGGCGAGCACAAGGGCGGCTACACCGCGTTCGAGTACGACGTGACGGCCCTGCTCGCCGGGTCCGGCGACAACACGATCGCGGTCGCCGTCGACAACACCTACTCCGTGGGTGCTTGGTGGCCGTGGGGCGGGATCAGCCGGTCGATCGGGTTCACCGTCAACGACGCGGTGCGGATCGAACGCCAGCACGTCATCACCACCGTCACCCTGGCCGGACCGTCGGCGCAGCTCAAGAACTGGGTGACCGTCTCCAACAGGTCCGCGACCGCGCAGACCGTGACGCTGACCGGTGTCGTCAGCAACGCCGCCGGGCAGGTGCTCGCGGGAGTCACCGTGCCGAGCGTGCAGGTGACCGTCCCGGCCGGCGGCAGCACCGAAGGGCTCTTCACCGTCAACCTGCCGACCGGCAGCTTCGCGCTGTGGGGCCTGGACCAGCCCAACCTCTACACGTTCACCACCACGGCTAAGGTCGGCGGCACCGTCCGGCACGCGCTCGCCGACCGGTTCGGGCTGCGCACCGTGCAGGTGCAGGGCACGTCGCTGCTGCTCAACGGCGAGCCGGTCCGCCTCAACGGCTACAACCGGGTCGGCGACGACCGGGTCGTCGGTGCCACCGAGCCGACCTACCTGATCCGCCGGGACCTGGACCGGATGAAGGCGTCCGGCGCCGCCATGTCCCGCATCCACCACGTCGCCCAGGCCCCGGAGCTGCTCGATTACGCCGACGAGAAGGGGCTGCTCATCATCGAGGAGATCCCGGTCTGGGGGAGCGGCGCCAACCTCAACCCGACCGACCCGGTGACGGTCGGGCAGCTCACCGACATGATCCGCCGCGACTACAACCACCCGTCGGTGATCGCCTGGTCGGTGGCGAACGAGATCCAGGGCGCCAGCGCCGCCGGGCGCGCCTACGTGCACGACATCATCGACTACGCGCGGTCCACACTGGACAGCACCCGCCTCTACACCTACGTCTCCAACAGCTTCGGCAGCGCCGCCACGGGGGCCGACGAGGCGCTGCAGTACACGGACTTCGCCTGCATCAACATGTACGGCGGGTTCGGCAGCGGCGCCGACCACGTGCACAACCTCTACCCGAACAAGCCGATCTTCGTCAGCGAGTACAGCTCGGACTCCTTCACCTTCCCGATCACCCGCGAGGACGTCGACTTCACCACCAGCTCGGCGGCGACCGCGACCGCGTTCACCGGGCGGCCCTGGCTGATCGGGTCGTCGCACTGGACCTACAACGACTACCGCAGCAACTACAGCGGCACCTCGCCGAACCAGGTCCGCGGCTGGGGCATCCAGAACGTGTGGGGGCAGCTCAAGCGGGCGTACCCGCAGCTGCAGGCGACGAACGCGCCGATCCGGTCGCTCGCGATCACCACCTCGGCCGGGTCCGGCGCGCGGCTGAGCCTGCTCACGCTGACGCCGCGGGGGACCCTCGCCACCGACGCGCCCGCCTACATCCTGCGCGGCTACCGGCTCGCCTGGCAGGTGACGAACGCCGCCGGTCAGGTGCTCGACGGGCGTCTCATCGACCTGCCGGAGATCGCGCCCGGCGCCGCGCCGATCCAGGTCGGCGTCGGTTGGACCGACCCGGGCACGGCGGTCGGGCAGCGGTTGACGCTGCTCAGCCCGCTCGGCTACGAGATGGCGGTCACCACCGCCGACCTGCGGTTGCCGTCCACGCCGGGCGGCATCACGACCGTCGCCGCCGACGGGGCGCTGCGGATCGCGTTCGCACCGGTCGCGGGAGCCGTCGGCTACCAGGCCACCGCCACGGTCGGCTCGACCGTCGTCACCTCCGTCGACACGGCCGACCCGTTCATCGACATCACCGGGCTGGCCAACGGCACGGCCTACCAGGTGTCGGTCAAGGCCCGCAACGGCTTCGGCAGCTCCGCGGCGTCGGCGCCGGTCACGGTCACCCCGTCGGCGGGGGCGCTCGGCCTGCCGCCGCGCTGGCAGGACCTCGCCCCGATCCCGGGCGGCCTCGTCGCCGGGTTCATGACGGTGCCGAACGCCGTCAGCTACCAGGTCGAGGTGAGCACCGGCGGGACCGTGGTCCGCGACTACCTGACCACGCTGAAGGCGTCGACCAGGATCGAGGGCCTCGCGGCCGGGCAGGCGCACAGCGTCCGGATCCGGGCCCGCAACGCCTCCGCCGTCATCACCGCCTGGTCGGAGCCCCGGACCGCCGCGACCCAGGGGACGATCACCACGACCGTCCACGGTGCGCTGCGCGGCGACGACAGCCTCGGCGTCCGCATCACGCCGGACCGCTATGCCGAGCGGCACGAGGTCGCCGTCACCGGCGGTGCCACCCACGTCATCGAGGCGGCCGCGGTCGACCTGCTGACCGTGCCGGGCCTGTCTGCCGACCAGAACCACACGCTCGCGGTGCGCACCCAGACCGCCACCGGCTGGTCGTCACCGGTCACCGTCACCGCCAGGACCAGACCCACCACCCCCGGGGGTACGCCGACCGCACCCACCGGTCTGACCAGCGCCAACAGCGGCGGCCAGACGACGCTCACCTGGACCGCCGTGGCCGGGGCCGAGGGCTACCTCGTCACCGTCGACGACTGCGGTGCCGAGACACCACTGGCGACCGTAGCCGGTGTCACCAGCCTCCTGCTAGGCACGATCGCCGAGGCGGCCGGACGGACACACCGGGTCCGCGCGGTCACCTCGGGCGGGATCAGCGCGGGGTCGTCGGCGTACCTGGTGCCCGGCACGCCCGGACCACGGCAGGTCGTGCTCACCGTCGCGGCGACCGCGCCGAACTGCTCCGGCACCGTCGGTTACACCGAGACGACCGGCACCTGGTCGGCGAGCTCCCTCATCGGCGTCGACGGCACCCCGAGCCGTTACAGCGACACCGCCGGTGCCACCGCCACCTGGCGGCCGACGATCGCCGCGGCCGCCAGCTACAAGGTCGAGATCTGGGTGCCGGCGAATTCGCTCAGCACCACCGCCGCCCAGTACGCCGTCACCCACACCGGCGGCACCGCGACCGTCGCGGTCAACCAGGTGACCCAGTCGGGTGCCTGGATCACCCTCGGCACCTGGGCGATGGCGGCGGGCGCGGGCAAGGTCGTCACGAGCTTCAGCGGCGGGTTCCTGCGGACCAACGCGATCCGCTTCACCCCGGTGGTGTGACCGCGATGAAGGTCGTCTCCGTCGAGGCGTTCCCGCTGCTCGCCGAGCCGATCGGCGAGCGCTACTGGGGAGCCAGGGCCTGGAGCACCAGCGGGGCCGCGCTCGGGACCTACCCGGTGCGGGCGCGGCGGCGCTACGCCTACTCCGCCACGATCGACACCGTCCTGGTGCGGGTCGAGACGAGCGACGGCGTCGTCGGGTGGGGCGAGTCCAAGGCGCCCGTCGCCGCCCGGGTCACCGCCGCGCTCGTCACGGAGCTGCTCGTGCCGCTCGTCGTCGGCAGCTCCGTCGACGAGATCGCGGTGACGTGGGAGCGGATGTACGCCGCGATGCGGGTCCGGGGGCACGACGCCGGGTTCTGGCTGGAAGCCGTCGCCGGGGTGGACATCGCGCTGTGGGACGCCTGGGGACGGACCCTGGGCCAGCCGGTGCACAGCCTCCTCGGTGGCGGGTTCCGGGTGGGCGTACCCGTCTATGCCTCGGGAATCCCCGCGGCGCCCGCGGGCTCCGGCGATGCTGGACTCGCGACGGTCCGCCAGACCGCGCAGCGGTTGCGCGACGCCGGCTGGACCGCCGCGAAGGTCGCGATCGGGGTGACCCCGGAGCGCGACCTCGCCTCGGTCGCCGAGGTGGCGGCGGTGCTGCCGACCGTCTACGCCGACGCAGCCGGGCAGTACGACGTGCGCCAGGCCCTGCGGGTCGGGCGCGGGCTGCAGGACCTCGGCGTCGGCTTCTTCGAGATGCCGGTGCCGCCCGAGCAGCTCGACGACTACCGGCTGCTCGCCGACCGGCTCGACCTGCCGATCGCCCTGGACTCCCTCGCCAACCGCTACCAGGCGTTGGAGTTCCTCCGCGCCGGTGCCCTGCACGTCCTGCAACCGGACGTCTGCCGGGCCGGCGGGATCACCGAGACGATGCGGATCGCCGCGCTCGCCGACGCCTTCGGCGCGCAGGCCACCCCGCACGTGAGCATCGGCTCGGCGGTGCACTTCGCAGCGAGCCTGCAGTGCGCGGCAGCGATGCCCAACATCGAGGTCATGGAGCACTGGATCGTCGAGAACCCGCTCGCCGCCGTCGCCACCGACCTCGACGCACCCCTCCCCGGGCCGGGCGGACCGATGGTCCGCACCGTGCCCACCGCGCCCGGCCTGGGCATCACCGTCGACGAACCGACGGTGCGGCGCCTCGCCGGGCAGTCAGTCAAGGAGTGTCATGCGTAGAACAACGCTGGTCGGTGTCGCGGTCCTCGCGGCTCTGGCCCTGCTCCCACCCGGCTCGGCGAGCGCCGCGGCCGTCATCACCACCGTCCCCTACACCATCGACTCGTCCAACCAGGCGGCCTGGTGGTCGCCGCTGGAGACCCACGTCACCGGCAACCAGTACGCCTACCTGGCCTTCAACGAACCCGGCGCCACCGCCGGGACGCACAAGGTCGCGATCGCCCGCCGCGACAACGCCGGTGCCTGGACCAGGCTGCCGGTGATGAACGGCGGGTCCCAGGCCGAGTACACCGACGACATCGGCCACAACCAGCCCTCGATGGCCCGCGACGGCAGCGGACGCTTCCACGTCTTCGCCTCCATGCACAACAACGCGTGGCGCTACTTCCGCTCCGACACCGTCGGCGGCAACCCGCAGAACCACTCCGCCGACCTGCCCGACCAGGGCGTCGGCGTCACCTACCCGGTGGTGACGGTCGCGCCCAACGGCGACCTGTATCTCATCGCCCGCCTCGACGGCGCCACCGCCCGGTCCGGGCGCCTCTACCGCTGGACCAACGCGACCTCGACCTGGTCGCTGATCGGGAAGTTCGCCGAGTCGGCCAACCGGGCCGTCTACCCCGACGACCTGCAGTTCGACAGCGCGGGCAACCTGCACATCCTGTGGGAGTGGGGGCTGTACCCCGCGACCGCGTTCCGGCACGAGCTGAGCTACCTGCGCTATCAGCCGTCGACCGGCGTCTTCACCGACCGCAGCGGGGCCGTCGAGACCGTGCCGGTCAGCCTCGCCACCGCCGACATCATCCAGCCGCTGGAGGCGAACGAGGTCTACGGCGGCAACGCCAGCACCGGACCCGCCGTGCAGAGCGCCAAGCTCACCCTCGACGGCACGAGTCCCAAGGTCGCCTACCGCTACCGCAACACCGCCAGCGGTGCCACCTTCATGGTCCGCTACGCCTGGGTGACCGGGGGAGCGTGGTCGCACGACACCGTCTACTCCGCGAGCCAGACCTCGGCCGCGATCGACATCACCTGGCACCCCACGGACGGCAAGCGGATCTACTACATCACCACCACCGGCACCGACCGGGTCTTCATGGCCACCCTGCCCGCGACGACCTGGGTCAGCGCCTCCGTCGCACCCGGCAAGGTCATCGACCGGCTCGCCGTCGAGCGCGACGCGACCGGCACCGACATCCTCTACCTCGCCGACTCCGCCGGCGGGCACCTCTATTACGGGAGGAACTAATGCGCCGCCTTGTCATCTTCACCGCTGTGGCCGCATGCGCCGCCGCCCTGGTCACCGCCGCTCCGGCGCAGGCCGACCCGGTCGGCACCGGCTGGACGCTCGCCTTCAACGACGACTTCAACGGCACCGCCGTCGACACCGCGAAGTGGAACTTCCGCACCGACGTCAAGGCGTTCAGCGCGCAGCGCCCGGAGAACGTCACGGTCGCCGGTGGGTTGATGAGCATCAACCTCAAACAGGAGGCGTACGCCGGGAAGAGCTTCACCGGTGGCGGTCTCATCAGCAAGCAGGCGCTGCGCTACGGGTATTACGAGACCCGGGCGAAGATCAACGACGGGGTGGGCTGGCACAGCTCCTACTGGCTGATGGCCGGGGACGGCAGCACCACCTTCGGACCGGAGCGGCGAACCGAGATCGACGGCTTCGAGATCGACTCGAAGTCGTCGCCGACGGCGCTGAATACCAACCACTCCGGCGTCCACGCCTGGAACGGCACCTCCACCATCGACGCCTACCACCCGGGCTCCACCTACAACACCGGGCTGGACCTGCGGCAATGGCACGTCTACGGCATCGACTGGTCCGAGACGTCGGTGAAGTTCCTCATCGACGGCGTGCTGAAATACACCGCGCCCTACACCCCGGCGCAGTGGACGCACGACTACACCAACATCTGGCTCACCAGCATCGGCTACGGCACGTCACCGGACCCGGCGTTCCTGCCGACGGCGGTGCAGTTCGACTACATCAAGTACTGGCAGCGCGACTACTACCTCGACAACGACGGTCCGGCCGCCTACGGCTACTCCGAGACCGGCACCTGGCTCGCCTCCACGCTGAACGGCTGGAACTACACCTCGCCCAGCCGATACGCCGCCTGCCACAGTGCGGGCAACACCGCCACCTGGCGGCCCAACCTGGGTGCGGCCGGGAACTACGAGGTATTCGTCTACAAGATCGCCGCTGCCAACAGCGACAGCAACGTCCGCTACGACACCGTCCACAATGGTGTCACCAGCACGTCGTACGTCAACGGTACGACCGGCACGTCGGGATGGGTGTCGCTCGGCTCCTACTCCTTCGCGGCCGGCACGGCTGGATCGGTCAAGCTGACCTCCAGCGGTTCGGGCTGTGCCCGGGCCGACGCGGTCAAGTTCGTCCGGGCCTGACCAGCCCTTCGTGATCGTGGGGCGGGACCGTGCCGGGCCCGCCCCACCCGTGACGGCCCCTTCAGGTGGTGGCGCAGAAGCTGACCGTGACCCGGACCAGGGTCTGGCGGGCGGCGTCCTGCCAGTCGCGCTGCAGGCTGACGCAGGCGCCGGGGTTCAGATCGGGGTGGACGGAGAAGTCCACCGAGCCGTGCGCGAACGGCTGCGACCGGAACGCCCCGACCTGGTCGAGCTCGAACTCGACCGTGAACGGGCTGTCCACGTCGACGCTGCCGAAGCTCACGACCTGGAAGGTCGCCGCGTCGTCGACCGGCAGGCTGCCGCCGAGCCCGGAGCAGACGACGGTCGGGCGGCCGGGGCTGCTGGCGAAGACCGGCTGCGCGAGCTCGTCGGTGTGCGCGTCGACGCTGCCCTCCAGCATGAGGCAGCCCCGGCCCTGGCTGGCGACCTGGATGTCGG
This portion of the Allocatelliglobosispora scoriae genome encodes:
- a CDS encoding glycoside hydrolase family 2 TIM barrel-domain containing protein; translated protein: MSLPRRDILKIIGAGSAGALLPTSLFASSAEALAPGHAVTAGQVDVSLDGVWKFATDPGRTGEASGFAGTALNDTAWADQLVPGNWDAHDSYANYRGLAWYREKVPSPAHTAGQVVRLRFEAAYYQAKVWFNGTLLGEHKGGYTAFEYDVTALLAGSGDNTIAVAVDNTYSVGAWWPWGGISRSIGFTVNDAVRIERQHVITTVTLAGPSAQLKNWVTVSNRSATAQTVTLTGVVSNAAGQVLAGVTVPSVQVTVPAGGSTEGLFTVNLPTGSFALWGLDQPNLYTFTTTAKVGGTVRHALADRFGLRTVQVQGTSLLLNGEPVRLNGYNRVGDDRVVGATEPTYLIRRDLDRMKASGAAMSRIHHVAQAPELLDYADEKGLLIIEEIPVWGSGANLNPTDPVTVGQLTDMIRRDYNHPSVIAWSVANEIQGASAAGRAYVHDIIDYARSTLDSTRLYTYVSNSFGSAATGADEALQYTDFACINMYGGFGSGADHVHNLYPNKPIFVSEYSSDSFTFPITREDVDFTTSSAATATAFTGRPWLIGSSHWTYNDYRSNYSGTSPNQVRGWGIQNVWGQLKRAYPQLQATNAPIRSLAITTSAGSGARLSLLTLTPRGTLATDAPAYILRGYRLAWQVTNAAGQVLDGRLIDLPEIAPGAAPIQVGVGWTDPGTAVGQRLTLLSPLGYEMAVTTADLRLPSTPGGITTVAADGALRIAFAPVAGAVGYQATATVGSTVVTSVDTADPFIDITGLANGTAYQVSVKARNGFGSSAASAPVTVTPSAGALGLPPRWQDLAPIPGGLVAGFMTVPNAVSYQVEVSTGGTVVRDYLTTLKASTRIEGLAAGQAHSVRIRARNASAVITAWSEPRTAATQGTITTTVHGALRGDDSLGVRITPDRYAERHEVAVTGGATHVIEAAAVDLLTVPGLSADQNHTLAVRTQTATGWSSPVTVTARTRPTTPGGTPTAPTGLTSANSGGQTTLTWTAVAGAEGYLVTVDDCGAETPLATVAGVTSLLLGTIAEAAGRTHRVRAVTSGGISAGSSAYLVPGTPGPRQVVLTVAATAPNCSGTVGYTETTGTWSASSLIGVDGTPSRYSDTAGATATWRPTIAAAASYKVEIWVPANSLSTTAAQYAVTHTGGTATVAVNQVTQSGAWITLGTWAMAAGAGKVVTSFSGGFLRTNAIRFTPVV
- a CDS encoding mandelate racemase/muconate lactonizing enzyme family protein — encoded protein: MKVVSVEAFPLLAEPIGERYWGARAWSTSGAALGTYPVRARRRYAYSATIDTVLVRVETSDGVVGWGESKAPVAARVTAALVTELLVPLVVGSSVDEIAVTWERMYAAMRVRGHDAGFWLEAVAGVDIALWDAWGRTLGQPVHSLLGGGFRVGVPVYASGIPAAPAGSGDAGLATVRQTAQRLRDAGWTAAKVAIGVTPERDLASVAEVAAVLPTVYADAAGQYDVRQALRVGRGLQDLGVGFFEMPVPPEQLDDYRLLADRLDLPIALDSLANRYQALEFLRAGALHVLQPDVCRAGGITETMRIAALADAFGAQATPHVSIGSAVHFAASLQCAAAMPNIEVMEHWIVENPLAAVATDLDAPLPGPGGPMVRTVPTAPGLGITVDEPTVRRLAGQSVKECHA
- a CDS encoding BNR-4 repeat-containing protein — its product is MRRTTLVGVAVLAALALLPPGSASAAAVITTVPYTIDSSNQAAWWSPLETHVTGNQYAYLAFNEPGATAGTHKVAIARRDNAGAWTRLPVMNGGSQAEYTDDIGHNQPSMARDGSGRFHVFASMHNNAWRYFRSDTVGGNPQNHSADLPDQGVGVTYPVVTVAPNGDLYLIARLDGATARSGRLYRWTNATSTWSLIGKFAESANRAVYPDDLQFDSAGNLHILWEWGLYPATAFRHELSYLRYQPSTGVFTDRSGAVETVPVSLATADIIQPLEANEVYGGNASTGPAVQSAKLTLDGTSPKVAYRYRNTASGATFMVRYAWVTGGAWSHDTVYSASQTSAAIDITWHPTDGKRIYYITTTGTDRVFMATLPATTWVSASVAPGKVIDRLAVERDATGTDILYLADSAGGHLYYGRN
- a CDS encoding glycoside hydrolase family 16 protein translates to MRRLVIFTAVAACAAALVTAAPAQADPVGTGWTLAFNDDFNGTAVDTAKWNFRTDVKAFSAQRPENVTVAGGLMSINLKQEAYAGKSFTGGGLISKQALRYGYYETRAKINDGVGWHSSYWLMAGDGSTTFGPERRTEIDGFEIDSKSSPTALNTNHSGVHAWNGTSTIDAYHPGSTYNTGLDLRQWHVYGIDWSETSVKFLIDGVLKYTAPYTPAQWTHDYTNIWLTSIGYGTSPDPAFLPTAVQFDYIKYWQRDYYLDNDGPAAYGYSETGTWLASTLNGWNYTSPSRYAACHSAGNTATWRPNLGAAGNYEVFVYKIAAANSDSNVRYDTVHNGVTSTSYVNGTTGTSGWVSLGSYSFAAGTAGSVKLTSSGSGCARADAVKFVRA